One stretch of Filifactor alocis ATCC 35896 DNA includes these proteins:
- a CDS encoding B3/B4 domain-containing protein, with translation MSQFIAEESFWNLFPNATLGVVLLKGIKNDGEVPQELKALLSKSNREAEKFLVKDKFNENPIVANWRSAYQKFKTKKGARCSIEALLKRVEKENPVGSINPLVDIYNSASLQFGFPCGAEDMDAFVGDLKLGITSGGDEFYLIGDTESSPTLEGELCYRDEQGAVCRCFNWRDGERTMITGNTTNAFLIMENVEEGRENELKQAISMIVEYAEKYLSATVETFFVTAENPSILL, from the coding sequence ATGAGTCAGTTTATTGCAGAAGAATCTTTTTGGAATTTATTTCCAAATGCAACATTAGGTGTAGTATTGTTGAAAGGAATTAAAAATGATGGAGAGGTTCCACAAGAATTGAAGGCTCTTTTGTCAAAAAGTAATCGTGAAGCTGAAAAATTTTTGGTAAAAGATAAATTTAATGAAAACCCAATTGTTGCAAATTGGAGAAGTGCATATCAGAAGTTTAAAACAAAGAAGGGAGCTCGATGTAGTATTGAGGCTTTGTTAAAGCGAGTAGAAAAAGAAAATCCGGTAGGTTCCATCAATCCGTTGGTAGATATTTATAACTCTGCATCATTACAGTTCGGATTTCCTTGTGGAGCTGAAGATATGGATGCTTTTGTTGGGGATTTAAAATTGGGAATTACAAGTGGAGGAGATGAGTTTTATTTAATAGGAGATACAGAATCTTCCCCTACATTAGAGGGAGAGTTATGTTATCGTGATGAACAAGGTGCAGTTTGTCGTTGTTTCAATTGGAGAGATGGAGAACGTACGATGATTACAGGCAACACTACAAATGCTTTTCTTATTATGGAAAATGTTGAAGAGGGGCGAGAGAATGAGTTGAAACAAGCTATTTCAATGATTGTAGAATATGCAGAGAAGTATCTGTCTGCAACGGTAGAGACTTTCTTTGTAACAGCAGAAAATCCAAGTATTTTACTATAG
- a CDS encoding DUF4491 family protein, protein MNLNGLLIGVSCFILIGLFHPIVIYTEYRFGKQLWPIFAVFGSTCITISFFLKDDTVSAIVSILGFCLLWSIKELFEQEKRVQKGWYPKNPKKR, encoded by the coding sequence GTGAACTTGAACGGTTTGTTAATCGGTGTATCTTGCTTTATTTTAATCGGACTATTTCATCCGATTGTAATTTATACAGAATACCGTTTCGGAAAACAGCTATGGCCTATCTTTGCTGTTTTTGGCTCTACTTGTATCACAATTTCCTTCTTTTTAAAAGACGATACTGTATCTGCCATTGTGTCTATTCTTGGTTTTTGCCTCCTTTGGAGCATTAAAGAACTTTTTGAACAGGAAAAAAGAGTACAGAAAGGTTGGTATCCAAAAAATCCGAAAAAACGCTGA
- a CDS encoding sensor histidine kinase, which produces MKLKKFFSKINIQITFSFLAFSLGIVISLSVIFYYSASKILLDNREKQTTESIAQTSDYVASYLDKIKTLSNLIAMYPQISEILENPSSKSADGLLTMVNISASSDPRIQTIAVISKNGFAITSNSDMAMPLSRNMMNEEWYKVAVQSNQMPVVTSLRHGDFVMDRENLVISISHEIVDEHGNHLGVVLIDISYRFIEDYISSIDLGERGYAYILDNANNVLYHPDESVFFNEQKKKELVSLAEGTERLPHYFVTSAEIPHSDWRLIGVSSTESTMLLKKKLIEGILLVNFLLIFASIALSVMISRRLTKPIVELQNAMMSLDKSWGHIAVNSNSSVEIVALTTEYNALLDRIKVLTEDIAQKENAKRLFELKALQSQINPHFLYNTLDTILWLAEFGETEKVVAVSKSLGEMLRLSLDIHQTLVPLQSELANTENYLRIQQTRYEDKICYRIQGEEELLSVSVPKLILQPIVENSIYHGIRPQRGKGYIEIVYEKRDGKLIITVSDNGVGYFSSVEENDRNLIKAKLGGIGMKNVDQRIKLLYGNQYGIEVRENQPHGTVVIYTLKCE; this is translated from the coding sequence ATGAAACTAAAAAAATTTTTTTCAAAAATCAATATCCAAATTACTTTTTCTTTCCTGGCGTTTTCTCTGGGTATTGTAATATCTCTTTCCGTCATTTTCTATTATTCCGCATCAAAAATTTTGTTGGATAACAGAGAAAAGCAGACGACAGAGTCCATTGCACAGACCAGCGATTATGTTGCAAGCTATCTTGATAAAATCAAAACACTGAGTAATTTAATTGCGATGTATCCACAAATCTCTGAAATTTTGGAGAATCCGAGTTCCAAGTCTGCAGACGGGTTGCTGACAATGGTGAATATATCGGCGAGCAGTGACCCGCGTATTCAAACGATTGCCGTTATTTCTAAGAACGGGTTTGCAATTACCAGCAACAGTGATATGGCAATGCCGTTGTCCAGGAATATGATGAATGAAGAGTGGTATAAGGTAGCGGTACAGTCTAATCAAATGCCTGTGGTTACTTCACTTCGTCACGGTGATTTTGTGATGGATCGTGAAAATCTGGTTATCTCTATCAGTCATGAAATTGTTGATGAACACGGAAATCATTTGGGTGTCGTACTGATTGATATTTCCTATCGTTTTATTGAAGATTACATTTCGTCCATTGATTTGGGAGAACGAGGATATGCCTACATTTTGGATAATGCAAACAATGTGTTGTATCATCCGGACGAAAGTGTATTTTTTAATGAACAGAAGAAAAAAGAACTGGTATCCTTGGCTGAAGGTACAGAAAGACTGCCTCATTATTTTGTTACAAGTGCAGAGATACCGCATTCCGATTGGAGATTGATTGGTGTTTCTTCGACAGAAAGTACTATGTTATTAAAGAAAAAGTTGATAGAGGGAATTTTATTGGTGAATTTCTTGCTGATTTTTGCAAGCATTGCTTTAAGTGTAATGATTTCCAGACGATTGACCAAACCGATTGTAGAATTACAAAATGCAATGATGTCACTGGATAAATCGTGGGGTCATATCGCCGTCAATTCAAACAGTTCGGTTGAAATTGTCGCATTGACGACAGAATATAATGCTCTTTTGGACAGAATCAAGGTCTTGACCGAAGATATTGCACAAAAAGAAAATGCAAAACGCCTTTTTGAATTAAAGGCTTTGCAAAGTCAAATCAATCCTCATTTCTTGTACAATACCTTGGATACCATTTTATGGTTAGCTGAGTTTGGAGAGACTGAAAAAGTGGTTGCCGTCAGCAAATCACTGGGAGAAATGCTACGACTGTCATTGGATATTCATCAGACGCTTGTTCCGTTACAATCGGAGCTTGCCAATACAGAGAATTATCTTAGAATACAACAAACTCGCTATGAAGATAAAATCTGTTACCGAATCCAGGGAGAGGAAGAACTGTTGTCTGTTTCTGTTCCGAAATTAATCTTGCAACCGATCGTAGAAAATTCTATTTATCATGGAATTCGACCGCAGAGAGGTAAGGGCTATATTGAGATTGTATATGAAAAACGAGACGGGAAGCTCATCATTACGGTTTCTGACAACGGAGTAGGATATTTTTCTTCGGTAGAGGAAAATGACAGAAATCTGATTAAAGCAAAATTAGGTGGAATCGGGATGAAAAATGTCGATCAAAGAATTAAGCTGTTGTACGGAAATCAGTATGGAATTGAAGTTCGTGAGAATCAACCGCACGGTACAGTAGTGATATATACATTGAAGTGTGAGTAA
- the nrdD gene encoding anaerobic ribonucleoside-triphosphate reductase produces MGLQVIKRDGSKVPFDKEKIVVAIKKAMDSSTGIYEDGLAERIATEIEEFARSLKRDLTIYGIEDQVYYKLIQYENPATARAYENYKAVQAFKRKVNTIDEDVVGILNRSNINVLDENSNKDAKIVSTQRDLIAGEVSKDIARRLIIPTDIVQAHDSGAIHFHDMDYIIQPMFNCCLINLHDMLTNGTVINGKKIDSPKSFRVACTVTTQIIAQVASGQYGGQSINGIDRILAPFVRKSYQKYYDSVVEEQKEIYGIEPDLQKAEEIAWKRTRKEIKDGIQTIQYQINTLMTTNGQAPFVTLFMYFQEGYEFEKEAAYIQEEILLQRYEGIKNEQDVYVTPAFPKLIYVLDEHNVHPDSKYYYLTKLAAKCTAKRMYPDYISAKKMRENYEGNVFSPMGCRSFLAPWKNEKGEYVFDGRFNMGVVSLNLPQIGILANGSEEKFFDILEKRLQLAKKALLLRFELLKNVTSDCSPIHWQYGAIARLKPHEKIDKFMDNGYATLSLGYIGVYEATKLIKGVSHTDPVGTAFALKLMDVLKDSVAEWKAETGIGFALYGTPAENLTNRFCSIDRARFGEIKDITDKGYYTNSYHVDVRECISVFDKFSFESEFQKRSTGGCISYAEIPNLNHNLEAVEMMIQYIYDNITYAEFNTKSDYCHVCGYDGEIKVDDNNQWFCPQCGNTERTKLTVIRRTCGYLGENFWNEGRTKEIKDRVLHI; encoded by the coding sequence ATGGGATTACAGGTAATCAAACGAGATGGAAGCAAGGTTCCTTTTGACAAAGAAAAAATTGTCGTTGCCATCAAAAAAGCAATGGATAGCAGTACCGGCATTTATGAAGACGGTCTTGCTGAAAGAATTGCAACAGAAATTGAAGAATTTGCTCGTTCTTTGAAAAGAGATCTTACCATTTATGGGATTGAAGATCAGGTGTACTACAAGCTGATTCAGTATGAAAATCCAGCGACCGCAAGAGCATACGAAAACTACAAAGCTGTCCAAGCCTTCAAAAGAAAAGTAAATACCATTGACGAAGATGTCGTTGGAATTCTAAATCGAAGCAATATCAATGTTTTGGATGAAAACTCCAACAAGGATGCCAAAATTGTATCCACACAAAGGGATTTGATTGCCGGCGAAGTATCCAAAGACATTGCCCGTCGTTTAATTATTCCGACTGACATCGTACAAGCACATGACAGCGGTGCAATTCACTTTCATGATATGGACTACATCATTCAACCGATGTTCAATTGTTGTTTAATCAATTTGCATGATATGTTGACGAACGGCACTGTTATCAACGGCAAAAAAATTGACTCTCCAAAATCTTTCCGAGTAGCATGTACCGTTACTACCCAAATTATTGCACAAGTTGCGAGCGGACAGTATGGCGGACAAAGTATCAACGGGATTGACCGTATCTTGGCACCTTTTGTTAGAAAATCTTACCAAAAATATTATGATAGTGTCGTGGAAGAACAAAAAGAAATCTACGGGATTGAGCCTGATTTACAAAAAGCTGAAGAAATTGCTTGGAAGCGCACTCGAAAAGAAATCAAAGACGGTATCCAAACGATTCAATATCAAATTAATACCTTGATGACAACAAACGGACAAGCTCCTTTTGTTACACTGTTTATGTACTTCCAAGAAGGATATGAATTTGAAAAAGAGGCTGCCTATATTCAGGAAGAAATTTTATTGCAACGATATGAAGGAATCAAAAATGAACAGGATGTCTATGTGACACCTGCTTTCCCAAAACTGATCTATGTACTGGATGAACACAATGTACATCCTGACAGCAAGTATTACTATTTGACCAAACTTGCTGCGAAATGTACTGCGAAGAGAATGTATCCGGACTACATTTCCGCAAAGAAAATGCGTGAAAACTATGAAGGAAATGTATTCAGTCCGATGGGATGTCGCTCTTTCTTAGCTCCTTGGAAAAACGAAAAGGGAGAATATGTATTTGACGGTCGTTTCAATATGGGAGTCGTTTCATTGAACCTTCCTCAAATCGGAATTTTGGCGAACGGTTCGGAAGAAAAATTCTTCGACATTTTGGAAAAACGACTTCAATTAGCAAAAAAAGCGCTTCTTCTTCGTTTTGAACTCTTGAAGAATGTGACCAGCGACTGTTCTCCGATTCACTGGCAATACGGTGCCATTGCAAGATTGAAACCACACGAAAAAATAGACAAATTTATGGATAACGGTTATGCAACCTTATCTTTGGGCTATATCGGTGTCTACGAAGCAACCAAGCTGATCAAAGGTGTTTCTCATACCGATCCTGTCGGTACTGCGTTTGCACTCAAACTGATGGATGTCTTGAAAGATTCCGTTGCAGAATGGAAAGCGGAAACCGGTATCGGATTTGCACTCTATGGAACTCCTGCCGAAAATTTAACCAATCGTTTTTGCTCGATTGACCGTGCAAGATTTGGAGAAATCAAAGATATCACCGACAAAGGCTACTACACAAACAGTTATCATGTCGATGTAAGAGAATGTATTTCCGTATTCGATAAATTCAGTTTTGAATCTGAATTCCAAAAACGCTCCACCGGAGGATGTATCTCCTATGCGGAAATTCCAAATCTAAATCACAATCTCGAAGCAGTTGAAATGATGATTCAATATATCTACGACAATATCACTTATGCAGAGTTTAATACCAAGTCTGATTATTGCCATGTTTGCGGATACGATGGCGAAATCAAAGTAGATGATAACAATCAATGGTTCTGCCCTCAATGTGGAAATACAGAACGCACCAAACTGACTGTGATTCGCAGAACTTGCGGATATTTGGGCGAAAATTTCTGGAATGAAGGACGAACCAAAGAAATCAAGGATCGTGTGTTGCATATCTAA
- the nrdG gene encoding anaerobic ribonucleoside-triphosphate reductase activating protein has product MNYAQIRQFDIANGEGIRTSFFVTGCTHCCEGCFNEVYQDFKYGQPWTENETELILSHLSHPMVKGLTILGGEPFQNVEGLLPVLQKIKQESPKTIWIYSGYTFEQLCSDVDKKELLGLCDVLVDGPFILEKRDLTLRFRGSSNQRILDVQKSLAFNQPIEYVLAE; this is encoded by the coding sequence ATGAATTATGCACAAATCAGGCAGTTTGATATTGCCAACGGAGAAGGTATCCGCACCAGCTTTTTTGTGACAGGGTGCACACACTGTTGCGAGGGATGTTTCAATGAAGTATACCAAGATTTCAAGTATGGACAGCCATGGACAGAGAATGAGACGGAACTTATTCTTTCTCATCTCTCTCATCCGATGGTAAAGGGTCTTACTATTTTGGGAGGGGAACCATTTCAAAATGTAGAAGGATTGCTTCCTGTCTTGCAAAAAATAAAACAAGAGTCTCCCAAGACCATATGGATTTATTCCGGATATACCTTTGAACAGCTTTGTTCCGATGTAGACAAAAAAGAGCTGCTCGGCTTATGTGATGTTCTTGTAGACGGTCCGTTCATCTTAGAAAAAAGAGATTTGACCTTACGTTTTCGCGGTTCTTCCAACCAACGAATTCTCGATGTCCAAAAATCTCTTGCATTCAATCAACCTATTGAATATGTACTTGCAGAATGA
- a CDS encoding response regulator transcription factor, with the protein MYKLLIVDDEPLIRRGIKKLTNLHEMGISEIFEAENGEQAIEIVETEKPHIVIMDINMPNMDGLTASSIMKEKHPEIFIVILTGYDYFEYAQTAIRAKVDDYILKPISKSDIESVLKKIVAIIVERNKKTEYLQLCNDSHVTEDIVLTDGEDMESIIKNYMVENLFSVELSLSKMAGDIGFNSNYLSGVFKQIYGIPFQDYVNRKRMERAKLLLLTTSMKNYEIAEEIGVEDVNYFITKFKKLWGITPKQYRQGIR; encoded by the coding sequence ATGTATAAGCTGTTAATTGTAGATGATGAGCCGTTGATTCGACGCGGAATAAAAAAACTTACAAATTTGCATGAGATGGGAATTTCAGAGATATTTGAGGCAGAGAACGGTGAGCAGGCAATTGAAATCGTAGAAACCGAGAAACCGCATATTGTTATCATGGATATCAATATGCCGAATATGGATGGTTTGACTGCCTCATCCATCATGAAAGAAAAGCATCCTGAGATTTTTATTGTGATTTTGACAGGATATGATTATTTTGAATATGCTCAGACTGCAATTCGTGCAAAAGTGGACGACTATATTTTGAAACCGATTTCCAAGTCAGATATTGAGTCTGTTTTGAAAAAAATTGTAGCTATCATTGTTGAAAGAAACAAGAAGACGGAATATCTGCAATTGTGCAATGATAGTCATGTAACAGAAGATATAGTGCTGACAGATGGGGAAGATATGGAATCCATCATCAAAAATTATATGGTTGAAAATCTGTTTTCAGTAGAACTTTCTCTTTCTAAAATGGCGGGCGATATTGGATTTAACAGTAATTACCTCAGCGGTGTGTTTAAGCAGATTTATGGGATTCCGTTTCAGGATTATGTGAATCGTAAGCGAATGGAGAGGGCAAAATTGTTGTTGCTTACCACTTCCATGAAAAATTATGAGATTGCAGAGGAAATCGGAGTAGAGGATGTAAACTACTTTATTACGAAGTTTAAGAAACTGTGGGGAATTACACCGAAACAGTATAGACAAGGGATACGATGA